Proteins encoded in a region of the Dreissena polymorpha isolate Duluth1 chromosome 6, UMN_Dpol_1.0, whole genome shotgun sequence genome:
- the LOC127835349 gene encoding uncharacterized protein LOC127835349 — protein MVAVAAMVLALASHMLRWFRSFSALMAFAVLLGLVNGVYFSLYAVIIVDYMSIERLKSVLGINALVHGSSVALTFYLVGLLRDFTGSYVYSYHFWEPCRC, from the exons ATGGTTGCGGTGGCAGCTATGGTTCTTGCCCTGGCGTCGCATATGTTGCGTTGGTTTCGTTCGTTCAGCGCTTTGATGGCGTTTGCGGTGTTACTGGGACTAGTCAACGGCGTGTACTTCTCGCTCTACGCTGTGATCATCGTGGACTATATGTCTATAGAGCGACTCAAGAGTGTCCTCGGCATCAATGCGCTAGTACATGGATCATCCGTAGCACTCACGTTTTATTTAGTTG GTCTGCTGCGTGACTTCACCGGTTCCTACGTGTATTCCTATCACTTCTGGGAACCATGTCGCTGCTAG